One Azotosporobacter soli genomic region harbors:
- a CDS encoding lysophospholipid acyltransferase family protein gives MGQWQYHFLKMASRLVCLLPYTWVLAIGAQVGKLYYRIAKKQRERALRQIQERMDLSPQAAQAIIASLCAKLGQTVMEVLYIPALTPEFIAKHITIENRHYLDEALAEGHGVVFLTGHMGNWEWLGAVMSIIGFPMTSVIRRQENDQVTRFLNENRQWSGIEIFAKGTNEMLGAMRALKQKKILGLVADQDAGVDGQFVEFFACPASTPSGPAVFARRFKAPVVSVFIVRKPGGGHRVLVQPPLYFVEQDGEEADLLRLTQEMTTLTEQVIREFPDEWLWFQKRWATRPASTQEEKNEKS, from the coding sequence GTGGGGCAATGGCAATATCATTTTTTGAAAATGGCAAGCAGACTGGTTTGTCTCTTGCCTTATACATGGGTCTTGGCGATAGGGGCACAAGTCGGAAAATTATACTATCGCATCGCGAAAAAACAGCGCGAGCGCGCTTTGCGTCAGATTCAAGAACGGATGGATTTGTCGCCGCAGGCGGCGCAGGCGATCATTGCTTCTCTGTGCGCCAAACTGGGACAGACCGTCATGGAGGTTCTTTATATCCCGGCGTTGACGCCGGAATTCATTGCGAAACATATCACGATTGAGAACCGTCATTATTTGGACGAGGCATTGGCCGAGGGGCACGGCGTCGTTTTTCTGACCGGGCATATGGGAAACTGGGAATGGCTTGGCGCTGTGATGTCGATCATCGGTTTTCCGATGACCAGCGTCATCCGGCGGCAGGAAAACGATCAGGTGACACGTTTTTTGAATGAAAACCGCCAGTGGAGCGGTATTGAGATTTTTGCAAAAGGCACCAACGAGATGCTGGGGGCGATGCGAGCGCTGAAGCAGAAGAAGATTCTCGGTCTGGTCGCCGACCAGGATGCCGGAGTGGACGGACAGTTCGTGGAGTTTTTTGCCTGTCCGGCTTCGACGCCGAGCGGTCCGGCGGTATTCGCCAGACGTTTCAAAGCGCCGGTCGTGTCGGTCTTCATCGTGCGCAAGCCAGGCGGAGGACACCGCGTGTTGGTGCAGCCGCCGTTATATTTCGTGGAGCAGGACGGAGAAGAAGCGGATTTGCTGCGCCTTACGCAGGAGATGACCACGCTGACAGAACAAGTGATCCGCGAATTTCCCGACGAATGGTTGTGGTTTCAAAAACGCTGGGCGACGCGGCCTGCGTCGACACAGGAGGAAAAGAATGAAAAAAGCTAA
- a CDS encoding HAD-IIIA family hydrolase — MDRRERVRRIRMLVMDVDGVLTDGRIFIGASGEVFKAFNSQDGLGLAAAGKAGLKTAIITGRQSEIVAKRAAELSISIVRQGCSDKAAALEEIAQECKIPLAEIAYIGDDLNDLPAVHRAGLACAVSNAALEVKDVAHYVTVKAGGHGAVREVVELILKAQNKWENIVNDYQQSQSEAGQ, encoded by the coding sequence ATGGATAGACGCGAACGGGTTAGACGGATACGGATGCTGGTCATGGATGTGGACGGCGTTTTGACGGACGGTCGGATTTTTATCGGCGCAAGCGGCGAAGTCTTCAAGGCGTTTAACAGCCAGGACGGACTGGGCTTAGCGGCCGCTGGCAAAGCCGGCTTGAAGACCGCGATCATTACCGGACGGCAAAGTGAGATTGTCGCGAAACGGGCCGCGGAATTGTCAATCTCAATCGTTCGTCAGGGCTGCAGCGATAAGGCGGCGGCGCTTGAGGAAATCGCGCAGGAATGCAAAATTCCCTTGGCGGAAATCGCCTATATCGGCGATGACTTAAATGACTTGCCCGCGGTTCACCGGGCCGGACTTGCCTGCGCAGTCTCGAATGCCGCGCTCGAAGTCAAGGATGTCGCGCACTATGTCACGGTCAAGGCTGGTGGGCATGGCGCCGTCAGAGAAGTCGTCGAACTGATCTTGAAAGCGCAGAACAAATGGGAGAACATCGTCAACGACTATCAGCAAAGCCAAAGCGAAGCCGGTCAGTAA
- a CDS encoding KpsF/GutQ family sugar-phosphate isomerase has translation MILEQARNVLEMEAKAILDLIPTLNGQFSEAVKMMLACNGRVVVTGMGKSGHIGKKIAATLASTGTPSFFLHPAEGIHGDLGMVTSEDVVLAISYSGETQEVVSIFPALRRIGAKIIVICGRLDSTMGRNADIVLEVAIEKEACPLGLAPTSSTTATLAMGDALAVVLLSERKFTSQDFALFHPGGALGRKLLLTVENVMHGGESNPLITQDKTVKEALFVITGKGLGATSVVDETGRLLGLITDGDIRRGLEKGHGFLDENVTTLMTKTPKTISQEKLAAQALHIMEKNQPRPITVLPVVDQDGKAIGLLHLTDLLRQGVV, from the coding sequence ATGATACTGGAACAGGCGAGGAACGTATTGGAAATGGAAGCGAAGGCGATCTTGGACCTGATCCCCACGCTGAACGGGCAGTTCAGTGAGGCGGTCAAGATGATGCTTGCCTGCAACGGGCGCGTCGTCGTCACCGGGATGGGAAAGTCCGGCCATATCGGCAAGAAGATTGCCGCAACCCTGGCCAGTACCGGAACGCCGTCCTTTTTTCTCCATCCGGCGGAAGGGATTCACGGCGATTTGGGCATGGTGACCAGCGAAGATGTCGTACTGGCAATCTCCTACAGCGGCGAGACGCAGGAAGTCGTCAGTATTTTCCCGGCTTTGCGCCGGATCGGTGCAAAGATCATCGTGATCTGCGGCAGGCTGGACTCGACGATGGGGCGCAATGCCGACATCGTACTGGAAGTGGCGATCGAAAAAGAAGCCTGTCCGCTCGGACTGGCTCCGACCAGCAGCACGACCGCGACGCTTGCGATGGGAGACGCGCTCGCGGTAGTGCTGCTTTCGGAGCGAAAATTCACGTCGCAGGATTTTGCCCTATTTCATCCTGGCGGTGCACTCGGACGCAAACTGCTGCTCACCGTGGAAAACGTGATGCATGGCGGTGAGAGCAATCCATTGATTACGCAGGACAAGACGGTGAAGGAAGCGCTGTTCGTCATAACCGGCAAAGGACTCGGCGCGACCTCGGTCGTTGACGAAACGGGACGTTTGTTGGGCCTGATCACCGACGGCGATATACGGCGCGGTTTGGAAAAAGGACACGGTTTCCTCGATGAAAACGTCACAACGCTGATGACGAAGACGCCGAAGACGATCAGTCAGGAAAAACTGGCGGCGCAGGCGCTTCATATCATGGAAAAGAACCAGCCGCGCCCGATCACGGTGCTGCCGGTGGTGGACCAGGACGGCAAGGCGATCGGCCTCTTGCACTTGACGGATTTACTTAGACAAGGAGTGGTGTAA
- the kdsA gene encoding 3-deoxy-8-phosphooctulonate synthase, whose amino-acid sequence MNTVNIGPITVGGKNPIALIAGPCVIEGMERTLRIGREIKAIAAKLGVPYIFKASFDKANRSSYQSFRGPGLEEGLRILAAIKQELQVPIVSDIHEVTQIDAAKEVLDILQIPAFLCRQTDLVHQAALTGKVVNVKKGQFLAPWDMKNVVDKIREAGNENILLTERGASFGYNNLVTDMRSLAIMRGLGYPVVFDATHCVQLPGGAGTTSSGQREFVPYLTRAAVATGIDVLFTEVHDNPPEALSDGPNMLYIEQLEELLKDVQAIDAVARKHK is encoded by the coding sequence ATGAATACTGTAAATATTGGACCGATTACCGTCGGCGGCAAGAATCCGATTGCGCTGATCGCCGGACCTTGCGTGATTGAAGGCATGGAACGCACACTGCGCATTGGCCGGGAAATCAAGGCGATCGCCGCTAAATTGGGCGTGCCTTATATATTCAAAGCCTCCTTTGATAAAGCGAACCGATCCTCGTACCAATCTTTTCGCGGACCGGGCCTGGAAGAAGGGCTGCGTATTTTGGCGGCGATTAAGCAGGAACTTCAGGTGCCGATCGTCAGCGACATTCATGAAGTGACGCAGATTGACGCGGCAAAAGAAGTGCTTGATATTTTGCAAATTCCGGCTTTTCTCTGCCGTCAAACCGATTTGGTCCATCAGGCAGCGCTGACAGGCAAGGTCGTCAATGTGAAAAAGGGTCAGTTCCTGGCACCGTGGGATATGAAAAATGTCGTGGACAAGATCCGCGAAGCGGGCAATGAAAACATTCTCCTGACCGAACGCGGTGCGAGCTTTGGCTATAACAACCTGGTCACCGACATGCGCTCGCTGGCTATCATGCGTGGTTTGGGTTATCCGGTGGTTTTTGACGCGACGCATTGCGTGCAGCTACCCGGCGGCGCAGGAACCACCTCGAGCGGTCAGCGCGAATTCGTTCCCTATCTAACGAGGGCTGCGGTCGCTACGGGCATCGATGTGCTCTTTACCGAAGTGCACGACAATCCGCCGGAGGCCTTGTCTGACGGTCCGAACATGCTCTATATCGAGCAACTGGAAGAACTGCTTAAAGATGTCCAGGCTATCGACGCCGTTGCGCGCAAGCATAAATAG
- the kdsB gene encoding 3-deoxy-manno-octulosonate cytidylyltransferase — protein sequence MKILCVIPARYASTRLPGKPLADIAGKPMIQHVYERASLADTPDEVLVATDHPLVEAAVKKFGGRVVMTAPDHPTGTDRLAEVLAGRSDIDIVINVQGDEPLLAPEIIDALADAFHKEPQLNMATMKTRMAEDEYDNPNAVKVVTDQNDYALYFSRSVLPYPRNKTGQPVYKHVGVYAYRREFLLRYAALPPTPLEQTESLEQLRALENGYRIKVLTTEAKFIGVDTPEDLAAVNALLQDNR from the coding sequence ATGAAAATTCTTTGCGTGATTCCGGCGCGCTACGCATCGACGCGCTTGCCGGGAAAACCGCTGGCGGACATCGCCGGCAAACCGATGATTCAACACGTCTACGAGCGAGCTTCTTTGGCAGATACGCCGGATGAAGTGCTGGTCGCGACCGATCATCCGTTGGTGGAAGCGGCGGTAAAAAAGTTTGGCGGACGAGTCGTGATGACTGCGCCCGATCATCCGACCGGTACGGACCGCTTGGCCGAAGTGCTGGCAGGACGCAGCGACATTGATATCGTGATTAATGTTCAGGGCGATGAACCTTTATTGGCGCCGGAGATTATTGACGCGTTGGCTGACGCGTTTCATAAGGAACCGCAATTGAATATGGCAACGATGAAGACTCGGATGGCGGAAGACGAATATGATAATCCGAATGCGGTAAAAGTCGTTACCGATCAGAATGACTACGCTCTGTACTTTTCCCGCTCGGTACTGCCGTACCCGCGGAACAAGACAGGGCAACCTGTTTATAAACACGTCGGCGTCTATGCGTACCGGCGCGAATTTCTACTGCGCTATGCTGCACTGCCGCCGACGCCGCTCGAACAGACCGAATCGCTCGAACAATTGCGCGCGCTCGAGAACGGCTACCGCATCAAAGTGCTGACGACCGAGGCAAAATTCATCGGCGTCGATACGCCGGAAGACCTGGCGGCGGTAAATGCATTGCTGCAGGATAATCGATAG
- the lpxK gene encoding tetraacyldisaccharide 4'-kinase translates to MRQMEAIKNYLYQLVHGEQTGPGAKMLLGILHGMSVLYAWSVSLALCLYRIGFFKRHRLACKVISLGNITVGGTGKTPTAQRLASIIRDLGYRVVILNRGYRAGWKGNVGVVSDGRKIYMSVSEAGDEAYLLAKSLPGVPVIIGRNRTETGEYAVARFNADVIILDDAYQHWQLERDLDIVLIDALNVFGNNYILPRGTLREPLENLDRAQVFLLTKVDQSSDDARGHIREIATQYNPAALVVESVHKPKCFVEVADWYGDFRNNPVDLAAIKDKTVMAFSGIGNPSSFEQTITDIGAKEVCAIRYPDHHVYTMAEMQYIMEQAVDKGATALITTEKDAVKIPAEFIHSQRPLPVYVLGIEVRFMEGYAEFMTMIGRMAEDKKRG, encoded by the coding sequence ATGCGCCAGATGGAAGCGATAAAAAATTATCTATATCAATTGGTACATGGTGAACAGACAGGCCCGGGAGCGAAAATGCTGCTGGGAATTTTGCATGGCATGTCCGTATTGTACGCCTGGAGCGTAAGCCTGGCGCTGTGCTTATATCGGATTGGTTTTTTTAAACGGCATCGCCTCGCCTGCAAGGTGATCAGTCTGGGAAATATCACGGTGGGCGGAACCGGCAAGACGCCGACGGCGCAGCGTTTGGCTTCGATTATTCGTGACCTCGGCTATCGCGTCGTCATTTTGAATCGCGGTTATCGTGCGGGTTGGAAAGGCAATGTCGGCGTCGTTTCGGACGGGCGCAAGATCTACATGTCAGTCAGCGAAGCGGGCGACGAAGCGTATCTACTGGCCAAAAGTTTGCCGGGCGTACCGGTGATTATCGGTCGTAACCGCACCGAGACCGGTGAATACGCGGTGGCGCGTTTTAATGCGGACGTCATCATTCTCGATGATGCGTATCAGCACTGGCAACTGGAACGCGATCTGGACATTGTGCTGATTGACGCGTTAAATGTATTCGGCAACAATTATATTTTGCCGCGCGGCACGTTGCGCGAACCGCTCGAGAATCTGGACCGCGCGCAGGTGTTTTTACTGACGAAGGTCGATCAGTCAAGCGACGATGCGCGCGGCCATATTAGAGAAATTGCGACACAATACAATCCGGCGGCGCTGGTGGTCGAAAGCGTACATAAACCGAAGTGCTTCGTCGAAGTGGCCGATTGGTATGGTGATTTCCGCAATAACCCGGTCGACCTGGCTGCGATTAAAGATAAGACGGTGATGGCTTTTTCCGGCATCGGCAATCCGTCTTCCTTTGAACAGACGATCACCGATATCGGAGCGAAGGAAGTCTGTGCGATCCGTTACCCGGATCATCATGTCTATACGATGGCGGAAATGCAGTATATTATGGAGCAGGCTGTGGACAAAGGCGCCACCGCATTAATTACAACGGAAAAGGATGCGGTTAAGATTCCGGCGGAATTCATCCACTCGCAGCGTCCGCTGCCGGTTTACGTGCTTGGCATTGAGGTTCGCTTCATGGAAGGCTATGCAGAATTCATGACGATGATTGGCCGGATGGCTGAAGATAAGAAAAGAGGCTGA
- a CDS encoding 3-deoxy-D-manno-octulosonic acid transferase encodes MHILYNLLVSMLLLVSIPVLLFRLFRETGFGRRLKQSFGFLPEEDLTPVAGKQCIWLHAASVGEIVAASPIVKEIRRQFPARPILVSVVTASGYAMAKRIVPADSIVFFPLDLPWLSRRVVKAILPAAFLLVETELWPNFLYSVRQQNIPVLMVNGRISDRSVGRYRYLGGLLQQMLDTVDRFCMQSTIDAQYIIRLGADPRKVFVTGNTKFDQTYTEALPEEKLALEQELGLDTVGPVVVAGSTHKGEEELLLKAFYQVKKEFPHAGIILAPRDIMRAGEVVQMAREMGFSADKRTVLTKDRVVDVVVLDTIGELGKVYSLGEIVYVGGSLVSHGGHNILEPAAHGKPILVGPHMFNFKDSYALFSGRKACVTVYDGGELAQRMLELLKDSALRETMAAETLKIIGENRGAASKSVEHLQEIMEAKEGKNS; translated from the coding sequence ATGCATATTTTATATAATCTGCTGGTCAGCATGTTGTTGCTCGTATCCATCCCGGTCTTGTTATTCCGGTTGTTTCGGGAAACAGGCTTTGGGCGGCGTTTGAAGCAAAGTTTTGGTTTTTTGCCGGAGGAGGATTTGACGCCGGTTGCCGGTAAACAATGCATTTGGCTGCATGCGGCATCGGTGGGCGAAATCGTCGCAGCCAGTCCGATCGTCAAGGAAATACGCCGTCAGTTTCCGGCGCGCCCGATTCTTGTTTCCGTCGTCACGGCCAGCGGCTATGCGATGGCCAAGCGAATCGTTCCGGCGGACAGTATTGTTTTCTTTCCGCTGGATCTGCCGTGGCTGAGCCGTCGGGTGGTGAAAGCGATTTTGCCGGCTGCCTTTTTATTGGTCGAGACGGAATTGTGGCCGAACTTTCTTTACAGTGTGCGGCAACAAAACATCCCGGTGCTGATGGTCAATGGCCGAATCAGCGATCGAAGCGTCGGACGCTATCGCTATTTGGGCGGTTTGCTGCAGCAGATGCTCGATACGGTAGACCGGTTTTGCATGCAGTCGACGATTGATGCGCAATATATCATCCGCCTGGGCGCCGATCCGCGTAAAGTATTCGTGACGGGCAATACAAAATTTGATCAAACGTATACCGAAGCGTTGCCGGAAGAAAAACTGGCATTGGAACAGGAGTTGGGTCTCGATACGGTCGGACCGGTCGTGGTGGCGGGCAGCACCCATAAAGGCGAAGAAGAACTGCTACTGAAGGCTTTCTATCAGGTGAAAAAAGAATTCCCGCATGCCGGAATCATTTTAGCGCCGCGCGATATCATGCGCGCTGGTGAAGTGGTGCAAATGGCGCGTGAAATGGGTTTTAGCGCGGATAAACGAACCGTATTGACGAAAGACCGGGTTGTCGACGTCGTCGTGCTCGATACGATCGGAGAGTTGGGTAAAGTATACAGTCTCGGTGAAATCGTTTATGTCGGCGGCAGTCTGGTTTCGCACGGCGGGCATAATATCCTGGAACCGGCGGCGCATGGCAAACCGATTCTTGTCGGACCGCACATGTTTAATTTTAAAGACAGTTATGCGCTCTTTTCCGGACGCAAGGCCTGCGTCACCGTCTATGACGGCGGCGAGCTGGCGCAGCGAATGCTCGAACTTTTGAAGGATTCGGCGCTGCGCGAAACGATGGCGGCGGAAACGCTGAAGATCATCGGCGAAAACCGCGGCGCGGCGAGTAAAAGCGTCGAGCACCTGCAAGAAATAATGGAAGCCAAGGAAGGCAAAAATTCCTAA
- the msbA gene encoding lipid A export permease/ATP-binding protein MsbA, whose product MATYLRLLAYIRPYYLRLAVAIVCIIMAAGANLYVPWILKDVIDKVLVSKDMSTLNTIAIGIIVVFFFRGIFFYGQTYLMSYIGQKVIIDLREKLYRHLQSLSLSFYEQRQTGELMSYVTNDVAAVQGGIVDNMIELVTEGSILIGSLVFMFYLDWKLSLLTLITLPLIAQAIKVFGGKLRNSSRKVQERAADITSVLQESISAIRVIKSFAREDFAISRFNTENYHNFRANMKNSQIMATLTPVIEFLAAIGVTIIIWYGGKEVIENRLTTGEMIAFLTYVVNLSNPIKRLSRVYGNIQRALAAADRVFSILDTQPEIEDAPDAAVLPDAIGEVAFHDLTFAYQTGEAAICNLNLAAQAGQMVAIVGPSGAGKTTLVNLIPRFYDPTGGCVKIDGVDIRTVTVASLREQIGIVPQETVLFNGTVYENILYGRLDAQEAEVIAAAKAANAHEFISEMTDGYQTQIGERGSKLSGGQRQRISIARAILKNPRILILDEATSALDTESEKLVQEALDKLMIGRTSFVIAHRLSTVQRADQIVVMEKGRLVEKGTHEELLAAGGLYTNLHQVQFKAQSEEK is encoded by the coding sequence ATGGCAACCTATCTGCGTTTATTGGCATATATTAGACCGTATTATTTGCGTTTGGCCGTTGCCATCGTTTGCATCATCATGGCCGCCGGAGCGAATCTCTATGTTCCCTGGATTTTGAAGGATGTTATTGACAAGGTTTTGGTCAGTAAGGATATGAGTACGTTAAATACGATTGCGATCGGCATTATCGTAGTCTTTTTCTTTCGCGGCATTTTCTTTTACGGACAGACCTATCTGATGTCCTACATTGGTCAAAAAGTGATTATTGATCTACGGGAAAAGTTATATCGTCACTTGCAAAGTTTGTCGTTGTCTTTTTATGAACAACGCCAGACTGGAGAATTGATGAGCTACGTGACGAACGATGTGGCTGCGGTACAGGGCGGCATTGTCGACAACATGATCGAGTTGGTTACCGAGGGTTCGATCTTAATCGGGTCGTTGGTCTTTATGTTTTATTTGGATTGGAAGCTGTCGCTATTGACGCTGATTACACTGCCGCTGATCGCGCAGGCGATCAAGGTGTTTGGCGGCAAACTGCGCAACTCGAGCCGCAAGGTGCAGGAGCGGGCTGCCGATATTACCTCGGTTTTGCAGGAAAGTATTTCGGCGATCCGGGTCATCAAATCGTTTGCACGGGAAGACTTTGCGATCAGCCGTTTTAACACGGAAAATTACCATAATTTCCGTGCCAACATGAAAAATTCGCAGATCATGGCGACGCTAACGCCGGTCATCGAATTTCTCGCTGCGATCGGCGTGACGATTATTATTTGGTACGGCGGCAAAGAAGTGATCGAGAATCGTCTGACGACCGGTGAGATGATTGCGTTTTTAACCTATGTCGTGAATCTTTCGAACCCGATCAAGCGTTTGAGCCGAGTATACGGCAACATTCAACGCGCGTTGGCGGCGGCTGACCGTGTTTTTTCCATCCTTGATACGCAGCCGGAGATTGAAGACGCGCCGGATGCAGCCGTACTGCCGGACGCCATTGGCGAAGTAGCCTTTCATGATTTGACTTTCGCGTATCAGACCGGCGAAGCGGCGATTTGTAACTTGAATCTGGCGGCACAGGCAGGGCAAATGGTTGCGATTGTCGGACCAAGCGGCGCAGGCAAGACGACGCTGGTCAATCTGATCCCGCGTTTTTACGATCCTACGGGTGGCTGTGTTAAGATTGACGGGGTTGATATCCGTACCGTGACGGTAGCCTCCCTGCGCGAACAGATTGGCATTGTACCGCAAGAGACGGTGCTCTTCAACGGCACCGTCTATGAAAATATCTTATACGGGCGTCTCGATGCGCAGGAAGCGGAAGTCATTGCAGCCGCCAAGGCGGCAAATGCGCATGAGTTTATCAGTGAAATGACGGACGGCTATCAGACGCAGATTGGCGAACGCGGCTCTAAGTTGTCGGGCGGACAGCGGCAGCGCATTTCGATCGCGCGGGCTATCTTGAAAAATCCGCGCATTCTGATTTTGGATGAAGCGACCTCGGCGCTCGATACGGAAAGTGAAAAACTCGTACAGGAGGCGCTCGATAAACTAATGATCGGCCGAACGTCTTTTGTCATCGCGCATCGCTTGTCTACGGTGCAGCGGGCCGATCAAATCGTCGTCATGGAAAAAGGGCGACTGGTGGAAAAAGGAACGCACGAGGAACTGTTGGCAGCCGGGGGACTCTATACGAATCTGCATCAGGTGCAGTTTAAAGCGCAGAGCGAAGAAAAATAA
- the lpxB gene encoding lipid-A-disaccharide synthase: MKIMISVGEASGDLHGASVAAALKELQPTAELFGMGGSAMAQAGVEILYDIAELGVMGLVEVLRNLPKLFRVRDLLKQAMQKRRPDVLVVIDYPGFNVRLAKIAKKLGIPVVFYISPSVWAWGAGRAKEVAEVASRVAAIFPFEAEAYRKAGAKVTFVGHPLLDIVKAEQSRAELRAAYGVGDQEEAILLLPGSRKQEIEKLLPSMLQAAEELQRRRGNCRFFLPVATTIPRAMIERQLQEHRLAVTLTDGRTYDLMKMADAAVAASGTVTLEAALLGLPCVVIYKMAAITYWLGKRLVRIPHISLPNIVAGRKVIPELLQEQVCGPVIAQEIGAMLEPENRQRLAQDMADVRRRLGEPGAVRRVAEEIVAVAEGR, encoded by the coding sequence ATGAAAATAATGATCTCGGTCGGTGAAGCGTCAGGTGACTTGCATGGCGCCAGCGTAGCGGCCGCGCTGAAAGAACTGCAGCCGACAGCCGAATTGTTCGGCATGGGCGGAAGCGCGATGGCGCAGGCTGGCGTTGAAATTTTATATGACATCGCGGAGCTTGGCGTTATGGGCCTGGTAGAAGTGCTGCGTAATCTGCCGAAACTGTTTCGCGTGCGCGATCTTTTGAAACAGGCGATGCAGAAACGGCGACCGGATGTATTGGTCGTCATCGATTATCCCGGTTTTAACGTGCGCTTGGCGAAGATTGCCAAAAAGCTTGGCATTCCGGTTGTTTTCTACATCAGCCCATCGGTGTGGGCCTGGGGCGCCGGTCGAGCGAAAGAAGTTGCGGAAGTGGCGTCGCGCGTTGCGGCGATTTTTCCTTTTGAAGCGGAGGCTTATCGCAAGGCGGGTGCGAAGGTGACCTTTGTCGGTCATCCGCTGCTTGATATTGTAAAAGCGGAGCAGAGTCGTGCAGAGTTGCGCGCCGCATATGGCGTTGGCGATCAGGAAGAGGCTATTTTATTATTGCCCGGCAGCCGCAAGCAGGAAATTGAAAAGCTTTTGCCGTCGATGTTGCAAGCCGCCGAAGAGCTGCAGCGGCGACGCGGGAATTGCCGCTTCTTTTTGCCGGTGGCGACGACGATTCCGCGCGCCATGATTGAACGACAATTGCAAGAACATCGTCTTGCCGTGACTTTGACAGACGGGCGTACTTATGATTTAATGAAGATGGCCGATGCTGCGGTTGCGGCTTCGGGAACGGTTACATTGGAAGCGGCGCTGCTTGGTTTGCCGTGTGTTGTGATCTATAAGATGGCGGCCATCACGTATTGGTTGGGGAAACGCCTGGTGCGAATTCCCCATATTAGTCTGCCTAATATTGTGGCCGGGCGCAAAGTGATCCCGGAATTATTGCAGGAACAGGTTTGCGGACCCGTTATTGCGCAGGAAATAGGCGCCATGCTGGAACCGGAAAACCGGCAACGCTTGGCGCAGGATATGGCCGACGTCAGGCGTAGGCTGGGCGAACCGGGCGCCGTCAGGCGCGTGGCGGAGGAAATAGTAGCAGTGGCCGAAGGCCGCTGA
- a CDS encoding LpxI family protein: MLNIGLLAGVGRLPVEFTKAAQGMGAKVVAVGVVPGVDAELAQAAHAFAAIGVGQLRQIIDYLKLNQVTQVTMLGKVTKELMFSGGVALDQEMQALLALLPDHNDDTIMLGFVKRLAMEGIGVLDQTALLKPLMPEAGVLTERQPSKVERADMTYGFRMAKAIGGLDIGQTVVVKDAAVLAVEAIEGTDACIRRGGSLGRGEVTVVKVAKPQQDNRFDIPAIGPATLKAMIEAGAKSLAMEAGHTLLVDRSTVLRLAAENDITIVAMNEQ, from the coding sequence ATGCTAAACATAGGATTATTGGCCGGAGTCGGTCGACTGCCGGTTGAATTTACCAAGGCGGCGCAGGGGATGGGAGCGAAGGTCGTTGCGGTCGGCGTCGTGCCGGGCGTGGATGCGGAACTGGCGCAAGCGGCGCATGCGTTTGCGGCAATCGGCGTCGGACAGCTGCGCCAGATTATTGATTATCTGAAGCTGAACCAGGTCACGCAAGTGACGATGCTGGGTAAAGTCACGAAGGAATTGATGTTTTCCGGCGGCGTGGCGCTGGATCAGGAGATGCAGGCATTGCTTGCCCTGCTGCCCGATCATAATGACGATACGATCATGTTGGGCTTTGTGAAACGACTGGCGATGGAAGGGATTGGCGTTCTTGACCAAACGGCGCTGCTTAAGCCGTTGATGCCCGAAGCGGGCGTATTGACCGAGCGTCAGCCGAGCAAAGTAGAACGGGCCGATATGACTTATGGTTTTCGTATGGCCAAGGCGATTGGCGGACTCGACATCGGACAGACTGTTGTCGTCAAGGACGCGGCAGTCTTAGCGGTGGAAGCGATTGAAGGAACCGATGCCTGTATCCGGCGCGGCGGTAGTCTGGGCCGCGGTGAGGTGACGGTCGTCAAGGTGGCGAAGCCTCAGCAGGACAATCGGTTCGACATACCGGCAATCGGTCCGGCGACGCTAAAGGCGATGATCGAAGCGGGCGCTAAGAGCTTGGCAATGGAGGCCGGACATACCCTGTTGGTAGACCGGTCTACAGTACTGAGGCTGGCGGCGGAAAATGATATAACGATTGTTGCGATGAATGAGCAATAA